The Psychrobacillus sp. FSL K6-4046 DNA window TACAATCTAACTTTCATTTACTACAATGCCGCTCTACTTTACGACAATCACACAATGAATTACTACAATTCAAATGGAACTGTTAGTTCAGAAGGAGATTTACCGTAGTCTAGTGCATCTAGTAAGTCTAGAGAATTTAGTTTTTTTACGAAACAAGCATATAGGAGTGGTACCTTGCGGAGAGTAATAAAAATACACATTTAAAAAGTCAGAGTGAGAAACAATTCACCCTGACTTTTTCATATATTTAGCGTAGCATTATAGATCCGCCGTCTGCCATGATTGTTTGACCAGTTATATACTTAGAGTCCTCGCTTGCTAAGAAAACTGCTACGCGACCGATATCTTCTTCCACATCACCGAAGCGTCCTAATGGGATTTTGCTGCGAACATTTTCGTAATATTCAGGCTGTGCTTTCGCCCATGCTCGTACGCCTTCAGAGTCGGCAATAGGAGAAATAATGTTTACGTTAATACCGAAGCGACCCCATTCATTGGCTGCCACACGGGAAATTCCTCGAATTGCTTCTTTTGCTGCAGCGTACGCCCCTTGTGTTTCGTGTCCAGCTAATCCAGCGCCTGATGCAAAGTTAATCACATTTCCTTTTGTTTCTTTTAAATATGGAAGTGCTGCCTGCATCAAATAGAAGGTTGGGTAAAACCCTGTGCCGAATGACAAATCTAAATCTGCTTGTGTTGTGTCTTCAATCGTCACCTGTTTAGATGCATGTGCATTATTGACTAAAACATCAATTTTTCCATACGCTTCTGCTACTGTAGTGATAATTGTAGG harbors:
- a CDS encoding SDR family oxidoreductase, which encodes MDRLKDRVVIVTGGAGGIGLGMSKAMAKEGAIIAIVDVNEEAGQASLKVLQEISPKSMFLKADLMDRDKLPTIITTVAEAYGKIDVLVNNAHASKQVTIEDTTQADLDLSFGTGFYPTFYLMQAALPYLKETKGNVINFASGAGLAGHETQGAYAAAKEAIRGISRVAANEWGRFGINVNIISPIADSEGVRAWAKAQPEYYENVRSKIPLGRFGDVEEDIGRVAVFLASEDSKYITGQTIMADGGSIMLR